Genomic segment of Glutamicibacter sp. JL.03c:
TGACCCGTCGCAACCACGAGGAGCGGATGCAGCGGCTGACCGATCGGGAACGCAGCGTCCTGGCCGCGGTGGCCGAAGGAAAATCCAATCAGGCAATCGCCGCGCTGCTGTTCCTTTCGGAAGCCAGCGTCGAAAAATACATCACCTCCATCTTCCAGAAGCTCGGCCTCGAAGCCGATGGAACGGGCAACCGGCGTGTGCTGGCAGCCCTGGCGCATATACAAAACCTGGGCAGCAACAGCACAGAGAGGAACGGATCATGACCGACACGCACACCACCGAGATGCCACCGCTTCCGCCGACGCCCGAAGGCAATCCGCGCGGCAACGGCACGGCATTGAATATCACCCTGGCCGTGATCGGCGGCCTGGTGATCCTGACCCTGCTGATCAGCTCCGCGCGCAGCGCCTTCGCTGCCCTCAATCGGGATAGCACCACCCAGAACGCCAGCGTCGAGGGGGTCAGCGGCCTGCAGATCACGGCCGGCTCGGGCAGCTTTGACCTGCGTTTCGCACAGGTCGATGAGGCCACGCTGGAGGTGGACAGCTCCAATTCCCGGGACTGGGAACTGAAGCGCGAAGGCAGCAGGCTCGTGGTGGATTCGCCGGATTCCTGGGATAACTGGTGCTTCTTCGGCTGCGGTTCCTACGAGAATACCGCCGTGCTGACCCTGCCCGAGTCGATGAATGACGGCAGCCTGGACGCCTCCTTCGAACTGGCCGCCGGGGACTTCACCGCCGTGGGCTCCTACAAGAACCTGGCCATCGAGGTGGGCGCCGGCCAGCTGGATATGTCCGGCACCGCGCAGAGCGCCAAGGTCCATTTGGGCGCCGGCCGGGCCGAGGTGTCGCTGGAAGATGTCAAGCAGGCCGAATTCGATATTTCCGCCGGTCATTTGAGCGGTAGCCTCTCGGGCACGGCGCCACAGGACATCACCGCGAACGTGAGTGCCGGAGCCTTGGAACTGGAGCTGCCCGATGGCACCTACGATCTGCGCCAGAATGTCGAGGCCGGTGACGTGAGCAACCTGCTGGCCACGGACATGGATTCGCCGAACAAGATCTCGGTGGATGTCTCGGCGGGCCGGGCGGCCTTCTACCCGCAGGATTCGGGCCTCAGCCCGTGGGAGCACTAGCCTCCACCTGGCAACAGCGCGAGCCGCCAAGGATTGTGAATCCTTGGCGGCTCGCGCTGTTGTTGGTTGTTGCAGCGGCTAGGCCTGCTTGTTCTTCAACGCGGCCAGACGCGCTTCGACCTCGGACAGGTCCGGGGCCGCTGCCTCCAGCTCTGGGCCTGCCGGCGCCTGCTCGATGACATCTTCGGGATTGTTGCTCGCCTTCAGCGCGGCCAGCCGCGCATCAACCTCGGTGGCTGCGCCCAGATCTTCGAGCTGCGCGAACTGCGCGTCCAGCGATGAGGCGGCCAGTTCCTGGGCGCCACGGACCTTGGCCTCATCCTGGCGGATCTTCTGCTCAAAACGGCTGATCTCGCTGGAAGGATCAGAGACGTCCAGGGCCTTCAAGGTGTCCATCATCTGGGACTGCGTCTTGGCGTTGCGGGCGCGAGCCACCAGTTCATCACGCTTGGCGACCAGTTCCTGGCGCTTGGACTGCATGGTGTTCAGCCCGGTCTTGAGCTTGTCGACCACTTCGCGCTGGCTGCTCACGGTGGACTGCAGCGAGACCGCCTTCTTTTCCGCCGACATCTGGCGCTGGATCGCGACGGTGGCCAGCTGGTTGAACTTCTGCTGGTTGGCAGCGTCCTGCGCGGCAGCGTATTCGTCGGCCTTGTTGGAAGCCGCCACGGCCTTGGCGCCCCATTCGGTGGCTTCCTGCTGCAGCTTGGCCAGGTCATCCTCGGCCATGCGCAGATTGCCGATGGTCTGGGCCACGGCCTGCTCGGCCTGGGCAATGTTATTGGTGTAGTCGCGGACCGTCTGGTCCAGCATCTTCTTTGGATCTTCGAGGGCATCCAGTGCCGCATTGGCATTCGCCTTGCCGATTCCGAAAATCCGAGCCCAAATTGAGCGCTTCTGTGCCATGGTGCGTCCCCTTCATCGTCCTTTGCTTAAAAGCTTAGGGGAAGAGCGCGCGGCTCAATAACCGAGGGATGCTTTAATGAACCTAGGCGTCGAAGTGCCGCAGAAACCGGCCCGGCGCATCGAGGAACAGCCGCCAGTTGCTGACCATTTCCAGTTCGTCATAACTGGCCGCGCGGATCCCCCACTGGCCGATTTCGTAGATTGTCGCAGTCGGCAAGGAGGCGAGGATCGGCGAGTGGGTGGAAAGGATGACTTGGGATCCGCTGCGCAAGAGGTCTGAGATGTGCGAGAGCAACATCAGGCAGCCATTGAAGGAAAGCGCTGATTCGGCTTCGTCGAAAACCCAGAGCCCGTTGACGCTGGAGCGCTGGGTGAAGAATTCAATGAAGGATTCGCCGTGGCTTTGGAAGTTGTGCTTGCCGCGTGAGCCGATGGACCCCAGATAGGCGAAGAGTCCGTGCATGGTTTCGGCCCGCAGGAAGACGCCGGCCTTGGAAGCGCCGGCGCCGCGTTCCAGTGTCAGATGCGATGACAGCCCTGATTCGGTCAATTGGGTTTGGTGCATGGAGTTTTGCGTTCCACCCTCGGGATTTAAACCGAAGGCGCCGGCGATGCCTTCAACCAGCGTAGATTTGCCGGCACCGTTTTCCCCGACCAGCACGGTCAGCTGCCCCAATTCCAGGCCTTCATCCAGGATCTGGCGCACCGCGGGGATCTGGGCCGCCCAATCGGTGCGGTCCATGGGTGCTTTGGGATGCTCCGCGATTCGGCGCACCGGCAATGAATCAAAGAACGCGTTCATGCCCAGACATTATCAGCCGCGTACGACAGGACGAGTTGTAGGTGGCACTAGCTGCGCGTTGGCGTCAGGCGAATGAAGGTAAGGGTTGGGTGCGTGCCATGCCTGCAGTTTGGGCTTGGCCAAATTCACCTAGGCCGCTTCGACAAAAGAAGCGGCACTTGGCTTTCAGTTTTGATCCATTGACCGAATTCGGGATCTATATAATTTGCCAAGGCTACGAGGTCTTCAAATCTTTGATTCAGATCTGAAGCCCAGATTCGGTGATGATGACCTATCCTGTTTCGTAATTCGCGTAGCGCACCAACTTTTGTGCTTCCCAGAAGTTGATTACGTCCTTTCATATATGGGAACGCCGCAACGAGGTCTGGCCAGAGGAACATCTGACTTATTGAAACCATCTGGTGCCAAAACCCGAACGAGATCTCAGAGATGATCTGGCCTGGGTCCAAAGGCATACGATTTCTACGCACCCGAGAAATCGCTATGTCAATGTCGGCGTATGGATATCCATGAGTCCGATGTCCTCTGCCGGAGTCACGACCTAGCTCCCGTGACTCATCGAAGATCCAATTTCCTGCTCGTCCTTTGGCCTCATCCCGCAAGTTCATCTGCCGGTCAATGGCATTTCTCAGCCCCACTTCCAAATCGCCCAGAGACGCCCAGAACGCCGCGGATATAGCAGAGTTCCATTCATAAAGGAGCATCGCGCGGTTTTGATCTTCATGGCACTCAAGTAGATAGTGCCTGAGGCGCGCTGCCCCTAAATGAAACTCGCAAAAAGTCCCAGGAATGTAGACTGCCCAACAATATCCACCTCGACTATAATCGAAGGGAACATCCCGGAACCGTCCCTGTAGTCTTTGCAAAAGACTGATCAAACGGCCGGGATTCTGCTTTTAATTCATGTTCTCAGTGGGATGGAAATGTCCCACAGACTGTGGGACATTTCCATCCCACTGAGGCCAACGCGCGACAAAGGCTCCCATGTACTGCAGGTTGCTACGCGACAGACCGGTCATTTCGGGAAATGCTCGGCGCAAGTCGTCCGCTAGTCGTGCGATGACGGCGTTGCCCCACCCCTGACGTTCCTGTTCTTCCAAAATTCGCTGACCAATACTCCAATAGAGATCAATCAGTGCACTGTTCACTGCTCGCTGGACCTACCGTTGGGCCGCGAAAACCCTTGTTTTTAGATCACCCAGAAACTGTGAATATCCCACAGGGATCAGCTCATCATTCTCTGACATATCCCAGAGCGTACTGCCAAAAACAACGTGAATGAGAATTTGAAGTCACTTGTGGACAGAACACCGGTTGCTCGATATTGCCTTGCGCAATCTCATCTACCTACAAATGAGCCTTCCGATTCGGCGCACTACTCACCCCGGACTTCGTATTGAGCAAGCAACATTGAACGCTACAGGGATAAGCCGGATCTTTGAGTCAGCTCAGGAATTCTAACCGCCGATCGGCAACATGTTCCGGGCGAAGAACTCGCTGATTTCCTTGCGGGCATCCAGCGGGAAGATGCCAGCAACATACTGATCCGGACGGACCACGACGATGGCGCCGCTCCGGCTGACTTCGCGTTCTTCGAAGATGTACCGTCCATGACCTGCGGCGAATACCTGGTTAATGTCATGCAGTCCGTAGGGAACCTTCAGCGGCTGGAAGATCTTCGGCACATCATGCAATTCCACCTCGGTGTAGTCCTGCTGGTAGATGGCCTTGGTATCGAAGACCGCGTCTTGATCCCCATCAACCGGAGTGTAGAGGTTGCGCGGCGAGGCGGAGTCCTTCTCCCACCAGGTGGCGAACTCTGCCATGGCGGTGCCTTCCAAGGCCGGAGCCGCGGCATCGGCGAAGGCGTAAATGCGCCAGCGTCCATCGGCCTCTTGCAGGTGGCCCAGGTGGCGCCAGCGGTTATCGGAACGGCGGATCACCTCGGCGGATTTGAACCTCTTGCCTACCGGGAATCCTGCGGCCAGATCCTGGTGCTCCAGACCGGTGGTAATGGCCGATTCAGTGTACTGGGTCATGAAGCCAGCTGGGAACTCCATGGTCTTGGTGTAGTACTTCTCCAGTTCGTCCGGGTCCTCCCAGTCGTCTACGGACTTGGCCATCAGCGAGGACCATTCCTTGTCGAAGTCGATGAGGTTCTGGGCAATGACCTTGCGCTCTTCGGCATAGGTATCCAGCAGCGTTTCCGGGGCGCGGCCTTCGAGCACCGCGGCGAGTTTCCAACCGAGGTTGAAGCCGTCCTGGATCGAGACGTTCATGCCCTGGCCGGCCTTGGCCGAGTGGGTATGGCAGGCATCGCCCATGATGAAGGCATGTGGGCTACGGGTGCCGCGTTCTTCATCGGACACGTCATCAAAGCCGTCGGTGATGCGGTGGGCTACTTCGTAGACCGAGAACCACGCGACGTTCTTCACGTCCATGGTGTACGGGTGGATGATGCGGTTGGCGGTGGCCACGATGTCTTCGACCGGAGTATTGCGGATGGCCCCGGCGTCCTCCGCGGTGAGCTCGCCGAGGTCCACGTAGAAGCGGACCAGGTAGCCTCCTTCGCGCGGGATCAACAGGATATTGCCCGCGTCGTGGGACTGGATGGAGCATTTGACCTGGATGTCCGGGAAATCGGTATTGACCATCACATCCATGACACCCCAGGCATGCAGGGCGGAATCGCCGTGGAGCTTGTGGCCCAGCGAGCGGCGCACCTGGCTGCGGGCGCCGTCGCCGCCGACCAGGTACTTGGCCTTCACGGTGCGCTCTTCGCCAGCGCGTTCTCC
This window contains:
- a CDS encoding DUF4097 family beta strand repeat-containing protein, whose protein sequence is MTDTHTTEMPPLPPTPEGNPRGNGTALNITLAVIGGLVILTLLISSARSAFAALNRDSTTQNASVEGVSGLQITAGSGSFDLRFAQVDEATLEVDSSNSRDWELKREGSRLVVDSPDSWDNWCFFGCGSYENTAVLTLPESMNDGSLDASFELAAGDFTAVGSYKNLAIEVGAGQLDMSGTAQSAKVHLGAGRAEVSLEDVKQAEFDISAGHLSGSLSGTAPQDITANVSAGALELELPDGTYDLRQNVEAGDVSNLLATDMDSPNKISVDVSAGRAAFYPQDSGLSPWEH
- a CDS encoding PspA/IM30 family protein is translated as MAQKRSIWARIFGIGKANANAALDALEDPKKMLDQTVRDYTNNIAQAEQAVAQTIGNLRMAEDDLAKLQQEATEWGAKAVAASNKADEYAAAQDAANQQKFNQLATVAIQRQMSAEKKAVSLQSTVSSQREVVDKLKTGLNTMQSKRQELVAKRDELVARARNAKTQSQMMDTLKALDVSDPSSEISRFEQKIRQDEAKVRGAQELAASSLDAQFAQLEDLGAATEVDARLAALKASNNPEDVIEQAPAGPELEAAAPDLSEVEARLAALKNKQA
- a CDS encoding AAA family ATPase — encoded protein: MNAFFDSLPVRRIAEHPKAPMDRTDWAAQIPAVRQILDEGLELGQLTVLVGENGAGKSTLVEGIAGAFGLNPEGGTQNSMHQTQLTESGLSSHLTLERGAGASKAGVFLRAETMHGLFAYLGSIGSRGKHNFQSHGESFIEFFTQRSSVNGLWVFDEAESALSFNGCLMLLSHISDLLRSGSQVILSTHSPILASLPTATIYEIGQWGIRAASYDELEMVSNWRLFLDAPGRFLRHFDA
- a CDS encoding DUF1016 N-terminal domain-containing protein, translated to MNSALIDLYWSIGQRILEEQERQGWGNAVIARLADDLRRAFPEMTGLSRSNLQYMGAFVARWPQWDGNVPQSVGHFHPTENMN
- a CDS encoding FAD-dependent monooxygenase, with amino-acid sequence MQIHHRGYVSGDPRVKEAAGYGINRATEIPDEMDVLIVGTGPAASVVTAQLSRFPSINVRAIEMRPGRLAVGQADGIQARSVETFQAFGFANEVIEEAYRNVEMCFWTPDPENPQNIKRHSRAADDSTGMSEFPHIYVNQSRILDYFLRDAERAPGKVTPDYGVEYLGCEIDPDADYPVTAHIKYVAGERAGEERTVKAKYLVGGDGARSQVRRSLGHKLHGDSALHAWGVMDVMVNTDFPDIQVKCSIQSHDAGNILLIPREGGYLVRFYVDLGELTAEDAGAIRNTPVEDIVATANRIIHPYTMDVKNVAWFSVYEVAHRITDGFDDVSDEERGTRSPHAFIMGDACHTHSAKAGQGMNVSIQDGFNLGWKLAAVLEGRAPETLLDTYAEERKVIAQNLIDFDKEWSSLMAKSVDDWEDPDELEKYYTKTMEFPAGFMTQYTESAITTGLEHQDLAAGFPVGKRFKSAEVIRRSDNRWRHLGHLQEADGRWRIYAFADAAAPALEGTAMAEFATWWEKDSASPRNLYTPVDGDQDAVFDTKAIYQQDYTEVELHDVPKIFQPLKVPYGLHDINQVFAAGHGRYIFEEREVSRSGAIVVVRPDQYVAGIFPLDARKEISEFFARNMLPIGG